In the genome of Aphidius gifuensis isolate YNYX2018 linkage group LG6, ASM1490517v1, whole genome shotgun sequence, the window TTACACACAAAAATTCATGATATTCATTTatgagaatttaaaattataataaaataaataaaacagcttatagtgaatattaaaaataataaaattaaaaaattttttaaattgtataatgaatgaaaaaataaagttgatatattcgagaaaaaaatcaaattggaAGTTTGTTGAGTGATGAAATCCAAAAGGTTGTAAAACATACATATacagtaaatttatttcatgaagCCTCATTGTTTTACAACCATAGTGAAGTTGTGGAGAAATACGAATATAAAATGagctataaattattttcacgtaGGTAGTTTAAGTATCTTTCAAAAGTCAATTTACACactacaaaattttaaaactgtcTTACCATTTTGATGATCAAATTTTCATTCAGTatcttcaataaaatatatataaaatttcaaagattatttattttataaacacacatatatatatcgagaaaatagaaaactatagacaaataatttaagttTGACTTAAAGTTTGGTTTTTATAAAGTCTCGAAAAGCATTTACAGCTTTTGAAAAGCTCTCAGAGGTCTCAGAAAATACTTACGGGTTTGAAAATCACTTACAGGTctcatacaaatataaaatatatacactgtTAAAAATGTTGGTGACATTGCATGatagaatttaatattttttatttcgatactGAATTTAAActctattaaatttataaacaaattaaatgtaaCTTTTTGCATTTTAGATTACATTTTatcataatcaataaaatataaatattatgcatgacttttataataatatactttcaatatttattgaagtgtatattaatttaataaagttaaaaacaattttttttacttcaactattttcaagtattttattttattttcttaatttccTTCATTGCACACTGATAACAAATAAAAGACGaccaataaatatttctgAATGTTGTTTTCTCAATCTTCTTCTTCAAAATTTTCTACGAATACCATTCATTTTAAAGTACTCTTCATCCGCCaacactatattttttttattatttgaaaaaagtcTTAGCAGAGTGTCGCTCTCAACGCCCCAAAGGTAAATACAAATAGTTGCAAACTCTATACACATCtatggtattttaaaaaattttttttttatatacaacttgtttctttttatacaattttattttatttgtttattttttattcttatttttattgctcCATGACGCAATGACCTTTCATCTCTCTTTGAATGCTCCACGACGTCCAATACTGGAAAATTCAATCACTTCTCATTTCAATTTAACTTGGATTTCTATGGTCTGATCAATCAATTCTGTAAATTGCGTTCCCTCAAGCTTACGACCATTGCCACTCAGCAttggataaaaagaaaatatatatatagacactTTCCTGTCAGGGATTTAATGTGTGTTTGTACTGGAAGAGCATTTGAGTGGATAAATTTgtagatgtattttttttttttacaattttattttatcatttacttCGTACTTTTAAAGATGcagtgaatttttattatttttctaaaacgctaaaaaatacaacgagaataaataattaaaaaatacatgtatataaaaaaatatgtggaggaataaaagaattaaaaaaaacaaattaaaaacatgttgtctTAAATGCCAAagatcaatcaataaattatttcctaCACTATTAGTCGTTctcacttatatttttattatttttttttttttaatatcaacgTGTAGAAATTTCTCCAGGGTCGTTATGCTCTgacaacatattttttaatactcatttttatattttatattattattattattatttttcacattCCCATTTACTACTTGGCATATAAATCATACTCACAGATAGCTTATAAATCATGCTCGTGTTGCTCTTGTCTGAGTCAGAAAAAAAGGATGAGGTAGTTCGTTTGTTTCGATAGTAATAATGTCATGTACAAAGTCAACGCATGGTTACACTCAAGATCAGCTGCTATTATCAAACACTTTACAATATTCCTTTCAACAAGCttcttcataaattttttttttcttttcttttttattcatcattcaACTTACTGtaactttatattattttcactttaGCTTCAACAAAATGCTTCTTACTTTTCAACAAGTATATAAAATGTCATAACGAAGAAAttcttaattatatttagaCATTGTTGCTGCTCATATTGTGcagtttatataataaaatattcaattttaaaattaattttcaatttatttcacGACTCACTTCTTGGTAGTTgaatataccttttttttttattccagaAAATGAAGTGTTATTAtagaaatgtttattaaatgagttattaaaaataattgataatttattttaattatttttatataattagttgaaagttaaaacaaaaaaaaaattataagaaaaaataaaaagaaacaacAGTAGATCAATTgtatttctttgtttttttttagagaaaaaaaaaacatattttcaaatatttcaatcgATTGTATAATCGTTTATGATAAAAGGATTTTTTTCAGTAACGAGTACAAGTTGAATACAAAatgattgtaaaattttcaagctCAGTGAACTCTAATCTTAATGCAATGTCAGTCTTTTTCTCATTGAAAATGTTTTGAACAGTAAAGATTTTTATGAAAAGCTTCTTCTACTCTGTCACTTATTTCGGGTAAAttggaagaaaataaaaaaaaaagaaaattcataaaacaaggagaaaagaataaaaaataaaaaaaaaaaaaaacacgaagACATTCAACAAAGTTGTTGAGCAAAGTATAAAGAAAGAGctaacaatttaaattcaaagggattaaaataaaaaaataatttaatgacagaagcaaaaaaaaaattaaaaaaaaactaaattagcTTGtcgaaagattttttttttttttttttttttgatttaaataaaatgtccatTTCAACCATGATTgctacacaattttattttactttttacctTGATATAAATTCTCTGTAGTTTTCTTGGTcgaattcatgttttttttattttcttactttctttttctttgaaCGAGACGAGAGATGAGATTATTTATCACTGCTCCTACAGACCGAGAGAAACCACAGGGGAATGTGTGCAAGGAAGATGTGATATCAAGATTCATCGCCTGCAGGGGTGGTGTTGAAAACATTCTAAGGGGTAACTGAAAATGTAGAACGCCCTGCCAAATCGACTTGAAGATTgcttatttttccataattctTTCACCGTTGGTACACGATAAACTTGAAAATGTTATGCGCCATGTTTACCCggggccaaaaaaaaaaataaaaaataataataaaaaatcaaataaatactaaCTGACGATCAGAAAAACGACTTTTCAATCTAGATAACTTTCAACTTCCCTCTGCAGCAATGATTTTTCTTCTCTTAAATTAAAGCACATATATTGCATTAAAATACAGCCTATTTCAATCGATACCAAgaccaaaataatttaatataattattaaaatatattttaaataaaataataataataataataataataatactgtgTGGACTATATATTACCCATAATTTtggctaaaatttatttctacagTGATTTAAAATTCCGATAACCACTGAAAGCACCCTACTATACTTTTTGCAGGCTACTTTTATGGTAAAAGTACAATCAACCTCGACGACACAACCAAGAGCTTATATGCACCATTTCGAGGCCAACCAACGAGCTATCAGACTCACcacttattcattttaatattttttgtttttttatttttctcttaccttacttttatatatatatatacatatatttttactatctCACACTTTTCTTTCaccctttattttattttttactttttttttttcatcttcattaTTCTTATTggtctatttctttttttttttttttcaagtcaacTTCTTCAAGATGATATCGTTATCAGTATCGCAATCTTCTTACCTCCATGCCTATTCATTTTCAAACGCAACgacaaaatttacaattctATATACTTTGTCTctggaaaatttttatgtttaaatatacataagacaaaaaaagcaagaataaaatgaaaacttGTCGTGAGATAGAGTAGCAAAATTTTGGTTGAGAAAATTTATGAAAGATAGAGACGATTGTATATGATattatataagaaaataagTACACTGAAGaaaaatgaagaagaaaataaagtgTAAGCGAAACGGGCTAGAAAGATTAGAAACTTTCTCAAGTGTCTATATACATTTTCAAGAAACTTGTACACAAAgaaacttatatatatatatagtctaTAAAGTACAAACAGCCGGAGATTATTGGATTTACTGTACTATGTAAAATACgattgaagaataaaaataatttcaggatgatgaataaaaaaaacaaaaaaagaataaaaaaattttttttaaaaaaaaaaaaaaaagtttggcAATTGGTGTGATTGTatgtgagataaaaaaaataaaaaaatgttctgCATCGAATGGTGCTAGTGTCGCGTAATGTACTTTCAGGTTAAATGGGGTACAGTAGCTTTTTAGAAAATGAGTTTGgatgttggtggtggtgatggtggtagtggttggtttttcaaaaaaaaaaaaaaaaaaatgtgtaagcCGACAGGGACTGTTCTATCTATCCTCGTTTCAAACTATTTCACTCGCTCTCGAGAGAAATATCACCGTTGGTTTTgcctaaaatttattacacaGATATAGTCCACAAATGCTGTTAACATCGACATGAACGAGAAACCAAGcgagagaaaataaaagatagaaaatttttgtcaGTGAAttagtatatgtatatagaatGTAGAGAAATCCTGCATTTGCACGAAAGGCACTTCCGGTTACTCGCTCTTTGTACATCCGCCTCGATTTCGTCATGTCAATGTAACTCATTCTCTACATGTCATTCACATGTTCGTCAGGCTGATACCTTTTACTGTTTattccctaattaattaaCCACCACACTCtacaacattaaaaatatttataataaaatatttttaatgtaattgaCAATTTACTTGCAGGCAACGTAATAAAACCAAatcacttttatatatatttttttttaatctaaactttattcatttctttctattttttttattctatatatattatttttcattgtttttttttttctattttaaaaagaaaaatagcaTATGAAATCTTGTGTTTAAcccataaatatatatgtacaataatattattcaaatcgacaagcgcaaaaaaaaaaagtaataataacaataataaaactcGGTGACATAAAATTTGTGTTTTTGTGAATATAGTTTTGAGGCTCGCGTGTTGAATTGCTTTGCGTGTTAGTAAGCATACACATgacgaaaacaaaaaaaaaattgaataataataataataataacaaaccaTTTGAATcgtaaaaatttgaatttttctacAGACTTCTGACTGTGTCAATACACTCGAGTgcaggctaaaaaaaaataacaaaataaatacaataaaagtCTGTATAGACACATGCGCACATATACGACTGTAGAATATGCTCAAAGGCTtgaatatttatgatatatgtatatacagtTTGAAAGTTTAGCAACTGCATAGCCATTTAAGTTTACGAAGGCaacaaaaaatagtaaaaaatgaaaaaacttgaaaaagtaGAACGAaaggaaattaaaaatatatatatattagaatataaaaaaaaagggtcaaattaagaataataaaaataaaataaagagtaaGAGAGACGAAAAGCTTGGGCTGTTGGTGAGAGGCTTGCAATTCACCGCAGGCTTCAGTGTCGCAGTATGAGGGTAAAGTGAACCAATGCCCGAATACAACTTTTGTTCTATATCCATATATAGAACTCACGTACAAAGCTCAGGTTGGCGTGTACCATTTGCATTCTCATTACCATCCTTCGACCTTATTTAAGCAGACGAGGAAAGCAGCAGGATGGCAACTGAGAAACTATACATATAATGTAAAACCTCATGATGTTGATAGTAAAACTCTATTGCTTAGTCATTGCCATataagagaagaaaaaaaatatatatatatcccgTCCTCTTTGAGGGTTTTTTGTAGGAAAATTCAGGACATTATGTAGAGTGCCTCCGTGTctcttataaacatttttttttattttattttttttttgtaaatttgccACAAGTAGTACACTTCATTAGCGGTTACAGAGGATACACAACACCACGAAAGACCACAACAATTTAATCCTCGTTCACTGTACTATAAAATGACAGAAATTGAGGAAATTGAATGTCGATTTGTGTGGCTGTGTATATATGCATTAGGTTAAAACAACTTGCTGATATTGTAGAAATTTTGTACACTCTATAGTAAAAATAGTTTCTTCGatttcttttgaatttaaacAGAGTAGAACAATTTTTTCCAAGCCACAAAAAAAgcctttaattttatctttaatcaATGTgagcatataaaatatttattaaaaaattttaaatactataaatccattaaaaagaataaagaaTAATCGAAAATCTCATAAAAGttataacattttttgaaataaaaaaaaaatatatatacactcacatacacacacgcaaatcaaaaaagtaaatccataaaaaaagttcaaaaaaaaaaaattcaagcttTGTTCCATTAACAGATAAGTCACGATTTCAGTTGGATTTTCAGGTTTTGCAATGGCACTCAGTTGAAAACAACTGCAAAAGAATGTCTATTGAGATTAAAGCCCTTGGTAGTTAATACGTATATGGATGTTAATCTCCAACTCGGTATAGACTAATAGTACAAACTGAGGATTTTGAGTATATTCAACAACTGATGTGCAAATACTGTTTCTATAGGCCTCTTTGGGTATTTACAACTGAACCATATACATAGTGAATTTTCATGTGAAACCACAATATGTGTGTGAAAATAATTGTCTTTGTATGTGCAGCCCAAATTTATATCAAGGATTTacctttataataataataatttaatgtaatgttttaaaattttaaatgttacagattatttggataaatatacataatggTAAGGATGCCACATATGTGGAGACTTAAAGTACGATGATTCGGACAACTTGGCCACGAACCAAAAGAAAGTGGCACGATTCTAATTTGACATGGAATCGTCCAAAACAACGTACAAATGGTTTTTGCATAATATATTCAGTTTTTATTGCTGCATGGATGACAAGTCAAAAAGCTCAATGTACCATGTGTCCACCACCTGAAACAATATCTGGTTGTCCATGTTATAATTTTGCTGATGGTTTATTTTTGGAATGTGCTGGTGCAACTGAGGATTCACTTAAAATTGCACTAACTGGTGTTTTGAATGTTGCTGGTGGAGAAGgtcagtttaaaaataaaataaaaaaatattatattgattttttttctattaatattattgatgagtCATTATGATGAAAGATTattgtacaaaaattaatttatacatattgtctgaataaaaaatattattaaatgaaaaaaaaaataaattggtttGATTGATATTTCAGATGCCATTGTTCAGTCATTAAGTATATATGAATTGGATCGTCGTGTTGAAGAGCTACGCTCAAATGTATTTCCAATTGGTACACAAATAAGACATTTACAAATATCACATTCTGGTATACGTGAAATAAATGAAGATGCATTAGATAAATTAAGTGATAGTATTGAATCACTGGGTTTAGTATCTGGTCGTTTACAACATATACcacaaaaatcattatcaacattaaGACGTTTAAATACACTTGATCTTGAATCAAAtcatatttatgaattatcaAGTCATAGTTTTTATGGTTTATCATCATTGATAaagcttaatttaaaaagtaatcaaataaataaaatatcagaaTATACATTTGCTGGATtagaagataaattaaaagacaTTGATttaagtgaaaataaaatacgtatGTTTCCAATGACAGCATTACGTAGGCTAAATCATTTAACAACACTACGATTAGCATGGAATGAAATATCACAATTACCAGAAGATGGATATTCACGTCTTGATacattaaatttacttgatttaagtagtaataattttgataaaataccaTTAAATTGTTTTCGTTGTTGTCATGGTTTACAtacattatcattatattataatactgTTGAATATGTTGATAAAGATGCATTTATATCATTAATTGatcttgaaataattgatttaagtcataataaaattgtatttttagatatatcaACATTTCGTgccaatcaaaaattaatatcaattgatttaagTCATAATCATATACATTATATTAAAGGTGTATTTACTAAATTACCagatttaaaagaattaatattaactgataataatatacttgaaataCCAACTGATGCATTTATTGGCTGTACaagtttatcaataatatatttacaacaaaatgcAATAAGACATATTGATTCACGTGGTTTATATAGTCttggaaaattattacaattacatttaagtgaaaattatattgataaaataccaCGTGATTTTTTAGAACattgtgaaaatttatcaacattatcacTGGATGGTAATAATATACGTGAACTTGAAGTTGGTACATTTGTTAAAGCTAAACAATTAcgtgaattaaaattagaagaTAATCAAATAACTGAAGTTAGACGTGGTGTATTTCAGCCATTACCATCATTACTTGAAttacatttacaaaataatgcaATAACTGATATGGAAACTGGTGCATTAAGATCATTACATAATTTACAGCATATAAATTTACAGGGTAATTTATTGGCAGTACTTGGTGATGTTTTTCAAGTATCAAATAGTGAATTAAAtggtgataatattaataataataataacaataataatggttTAGCAAATAATGCTGCTTTAAGTGAAGTTGGTAGTATTGGTAGTATTGGTAGTATTGGCAGTATttctggtggtggtggtggtggtagttcACTTGTATCAATacaacttgataataatggtCTTGGTGTATTACATAATGATTCATTACGTGGACAAACATCAGTTAAAATAATGTGGCTTGGACATAATAGATTAACACGTTTACAAGCACCATTATTTCGTGATTTATTACTTGTTGAACGtctttatttaacaaataattcaatatcacGTATTGAAGATAGTGCATTTCATCCAATGCAATCACTTAAATATCTTGAATTAAGTATAAATCATTTAAGTCATGTTACTATTAAAACATTTTCTGAATTACATGAACTTGAAGAACTTTATTTACAAGATAATGGCTTAAGACATATTGATCCATATGCATTAacagcattaaaaaaattacgtataCTTGATTTagcaaataatcatttaaatatacttcATAATACAATATTTCAAGAAGGTTTACCAATAAGAACATTAAATTTACGTAATTGTACAGTTAGTATTATTGAACCAGGTGCATTTAGAggtttaaataatctttatgaattaaatttagaatataattatttaacagcaGTATCACTTGATCGTATTGATATACCTGGtttaagaatattaaaaatatcatataataattttagtcaaATAAATAGTGAATCACTTGATGGTTTACCATCATTACaacaattatcaattgaatcatcaaatatacATGATATAccatatgatttatttaataaaaataaaaatcttgctaaattatatttaaataataataatattaaattattaccaaGTACATTGCTAATTGGTCTTGATATA includes:
- the LOC122858929 gene encoding chaoptin-like, giving the protein MIRTTWPRTKRKWHDSNLTWNRPKQRTNGFCIIYSVFIAAWMTSQKAQCTMCPPPETISGCPCYNFADGLFLECAGATEDSLKIALTGVLNVAGGEDAIVQSLSIYELDRRVEELRSNVFPIGTQIRHLQISHSGIREINEDALDKLSDSIESLGLVSGRLQHIPQKSLSTLRRLNTLDLESNHIYELSSHSFYGLSSLIKLNLKSNQINKISEYTFAGLEDKLKDIDLSENKIRMFPMTALRRLNHLTTLRLAWNEISQLPEDGYSRLDTLNLLDLSSNNFDKIPLNCFRCCHGLHTLSLYYNTVEYVDKDAFISLIDLEIIDLSHNKIVFLDISTFRANQKLISIDLSHNHIHYIKGVFTKLPDLKELILTDNNILEIPTDAFIGCTSLSIIYLQQNAIRHIDSRGLYSLGKLLQLHLSENYIDKIPRDFLEHCENLSTLSLDGNNIRELEVGTFVKAKQLRELKLEDNQITEVRRGVFQPLPSLLELHLQNNAITDMETGALRSLHNLQHINLQGNLLAVLGDVFQVSNSELNGDNINNNNNNNNGLANNAALSEVGSIGSIGSIGSISGGGGGGSSLVSIQLDNNGLGVLHNDSLRGQTSVKIMWLGHNRLTRLQAPLFRDLLLVERLYLTNNSISRIEDSAFHPMQSLKYLELSINHLSHVTIKTFSELHELEELYLQDNGLRHIDPYALTALKKLRILDLANNHLNILHNTIFQEGLPIRTLNLRNCTVSIIEPGAFRGLNNLYELNLEYNYLTAVSLDRIDIPGLRILKISYNNFSQINSESLDGLPSLQQLSIESSNIHDIPYDLFNKNKNLAKLYLNNNNIKLLPSTLLIGLDIIRDIKLDGNKFKDIPYDIFTNTTTIEYLSIANNIIEHFDASRLNGLINLREFDLHNNYIKSLTGFESSNFSKLISIDLSHNHLTILPYNFFIHSGQLRKVELAGNKLHQIPGIAITSQNIPNLGWLNMTLNPLQRISEYSIDGNYQSLQEIHICFTNLTIITNQDFEPFPSLLHLFLSNNHISRILINAFRKLPNLLTLDMSFNNIDVISSNILKGLVHLKLLNMTNNRIKILEDFPMDLKNLQILDFSHNNIGTLSKGTFQHLGNLVELHLYDNWISSISQDAFRLLKKLRILDISRNYLQNLPLNAFRPLETQIRSLRTEENPLHCGCESQELWEWLRDHQKLVRGGGGIGRNRGTGSNGMGVNDAEDGLLRCQQPPELRGLVFLDLDPHAFCSAPLVLKIIIQDIQPFSLLVSWQSRNHTGLHGYQVAYHPLDNVDEIRGRIVDPKIHSVKLTKLSSNTYYIICILGLGNWLNTISDKNIIKKFNITTNDDFIDIKKIPDMIDSQTSRCVKIKTSELPAAIVINSDGSSMSDVSGTTNSSILTRRFGLIVGCCMGFIVFIILISVLGYLKVKKQRETVKRDQQPIPPEYISYRHFSIQSGGDGGGGGNATRANNNQDTPHQQGFVNNIGNTPLNV